The segment TATTCTTAGGTATACAGTGTGCTGGGTCACTCACTTACCAAACACGTTAGCTTATTGTCAAATATTGGGGTGAAAAatctttgttctctttgtTGTTCTCGTTGGGTTAGGACCCCATTTCTATCTGTTTAATAATGATCTATCTGAGGGGTTGTTACAGTGCTGAGACAGCTCTCCAACCGGTAAGTCGGTCTTCCGGTTAGCCGGCCTTATTTTCACCAATATTCAACACTATTAaatttatagctattttaggctaAATCTGGCTTTGTAATGGATTTCTAAAAAACCGGATTTAAGGTGGAGATGCAAGTGTCACGCACACTTGTCTGTCACGCTTACTTATCAATCACGTTATAGAAATATGCTTAGTTCCATAATACCGTTAATGACAGGCAGCTACCAAGAGATTTCACATGAGCAAAAAGAAGGACTACATTCTTTCCCGACAAACATCCAACAAGACTACTGAGGGACGGGTCCCCCGGATGCTGTGAGGATTCCCACGGCCACATATGCTATGCCGTATTACAAATGCGCTTTGGGGACACCATCAGGGTAGGTCGATGCCATCTTGCTCCAGGGCTTACCGCTTGCGCAGGACTCGGGGTCATAGCCGGGCTGGGCGAAGATGCTCTGAATCTGACGGCGTCTGACACCAACGTTGGATCCTTCAAATAGCGGCAAACAGAGggcatcatccatcatcaatccGTATGGTTGAGTGCAGTCATATGCAGTCACCCCAACAGCCTGCATTCCCTCCAGGACACACTGGATGGCGTTTTCGGAACCATAAACCTTGGCCTGATATGCCATTTCCGTTTCCCCAGTGGTGTCAAGGTAATGGCATGCTTTCCAGGTGAGGTAGCGCGTGGTTTCTTCACGCATCTTCATGCTGATCAACAAATCGCCAACAGACTGGTACTTGATGGTTGGAGATGATCCACCGCGTTTCTCCGTTGTGACAAACTTGTGCGTGTGTGCAAAGCAAGATCTCATCAAgccagcagcaccagcgCCAACGAGCACAGCGGACTCGGTAAATGCAGCTACATTTATCACAGCGCCAAGGCCGACAGAAGCAAGGATGTTCTCTCTCGGAACACGAAAGTTGGTAAACTTGGTTCGTGGGCCTGATGACGCGCGGAACCCATGTGTCTCAATGTCACTGGGTACTTCGAAAGCGCCCCTGTTGACGCCGGCCTCGAATTCCCTCTTTGTAATCACAACAAAACCGAGGGAGTCCTTTGGAGGGCCATCTTTCTTGAATCGACAGAGAAGACAGAGTACAGATGGCCCCCTAAAATCCCATCCTCCACTATTGGATGCCCATAGCTTTCCACCGTTAATGATGACTTCGTTTcccttgatctcagcaaAGGTCTGAATTCCCACACCGCCTTCATCTTGGATATAATTGGCACTTCCAGTGGGCTCCGAGAAGCCGAGTGCTGCGACGTCGTCGCTCTCCATATTGAGGAAGGGGGCGAGAaatcttctcttctgttcTTCGCTCCCGTACATGAAGATAGGGGCGAGCCCGAGACCAGTCACCAGCCATGTAATGGGGATACTAGAATCAGCGGCGAAAAACTCTTCGGCAATGATTGCAAGATCAACAAGGCTTTTTCTCGTGCCACCGTACTTTTCAGGAATCTGGATCTTGATCCATCCACCCTCAACGAGCTTTCGGTACGCATCCCGAGTACACTGATATCGTTGGTGCTGGGTTGGGAGCTTGAGGTACGCTTCACGCGCGGGGGTTAGGACCTCCTTCGCGAATCTGCGAGCCGAAGCTTTGAGCTCCTCTTGCTCGGGAGTAAGGGTAAAATCGATAGGCATGGCCAGAAAGTAGAATGAGTATTTCCTGAAATGATGGATAATGTTGTGTTAGAGTGAAAGCGGGAATCGCTCAAATTAATCTTGCtagactttataataagctGACTCGCTCGCCAGCTATATCTGCCGAGGCCGCCTCGCCTAACGATAAGGAACATCGCCAAGAGTGATGATCAAAGGAGGGGGGCTCGGGCATCGGGATTACACAAATGGACATTTCTCGGTTTATGCAACAAGTTACTTCGCTTGATTAAAAGTTTATCTGCCGAGACCACCTCACCTACCGATATATAGAACAGGTAGGAGCGAGAATCCAAGGCGGGGAAGCTTTACATAGGAAACCTTATCCGTAGGACTTGCCTGTATCTATCTATTTATGTGGCACAGCCATCTACAAAAGGGGGGTGATACTGATCAAAGTACACCAGGTTGATCACACCTAAGTTCTGTACTGGTATTACTACGTCCAGAGTGGATCTAGTACGACGGAGTGACAGCTTCTTTCAAGACTATCACACAATATACTCTAGAGGTGGTAACTTGCCACTAGCATCAGAGAACTGTGCAGTTTATACCGCTAGATGAAATGAGAATATATTGTAGCTTTTGGCAGAGCTGGGGCTCCGACCTGGCAAAGAAATAACGACCTGCTAGTTCACTGCAGGGGTTGGAGCTGGGTGGGTGGGAGAACGGTTGAACGATTCCCTCCCGGCAGTTCTTCTTAGAAAGAACTGTCTATTTCCTTTTAGTAGAGAATAATGGCCACCAGAGCTATCCTCTGATGACCTGTTGTTCTTAGTAAGCTTGAAATTGTATAATACGAGTCTACTTAAATTCTCACGTATCTTTCGCCTCGTAAAACAATACGAGATGTCC is part of the Fusarium oxysporum Fo47 chromosome VII, complete sequence genome and harbors:
- a CDS encoding acyl-CoA dehydrogenase/oxidase, encoding MPIDFTLTPEQEELKASARRFAKEVLTPAREAYLKLPTQHQRYQCTRDAYRKLVEGGWIKIQIPEKYGGTRKSLVDLAIIAEEFFAADSSIPITWLVTGLGLAPIFMYGSEEQKRRFLAPFLNMESDDVAALGFSEPTGSANYIQDEGGVGIQTFAEIKGNEVIINGGKLWASNSGGWDFRGPSVLCLLCRFKKDGPPKDSLGFVVITKREFEAGVNRGAFEVPSDIETHGFRASSGPRTKFTNFRVPRENILASVGLGAVINVAAFTESAVLVGAGAAGLMRSCFAHTHKFVTTEKRGGSSPTIKYQSVGDLLISMKMREETTRYLTWKACHYLDTTGETEMAYQAKVYGSENAIQCVLEGMQAVGVTAYDCTQPYGLMMDDALCLPLFEGSNVGVRRRQIQSIFAQPGYDPESCASGKPWSKMASTYPDGVPKAHL